In one window of Hyla sarda isolate aHylSar1 chromosome 1, aHylSar1.hap1, whole genome shotgun sequence DNA:
- the LOC130355876 gene encoding toll-like receptor 6 — MATFIILTLASVFMPALCDQHSVMESDDVIANYSYKSLTSVPSNLSLQTTILDLSYNFIQKLETKDFGYLLDLRVLNLSCNQITKMDSHVFDSNNNLVYLDLSNNRLENVSNSFPSNLRHLDISSNKFITLSVCRSFTNLLRLEYLGFSASNILKSDLEFVSHLRLQQVFIDLSGLYQYENSSLLVLNTNRLHLSSLSDQKDLFSVLFDAVNTSKFLELSKFGKWDVGKVYDGYISAIVNNSRVTHLSLRDLGLLWIHLIQILQKIWHSSLESLHVYNLTIQGFISKIYFDYSNTSVTELLFDHVAVEAFLFNQSDLYSVFSEMNIKNLTITNSNLLFMTCPLKPSTFEYIDFSKNAVTNDVFQDCSTLTKLKMLKLAGNKLQKLSKVSLMTEKMTSLQHLDVSQNPLDYTEEDCHWSSSIRTLNMASCSLPSSVFLCLPKNVKRVNLRNNDILEVPLEITHLINLEYLNLEYNRLSDLPDCTLFPRLMIISVEFNQVPYPSSESLKNCSGPKQINIANNPFHCFCEINTFIYEGKKNPGKFIGWPDDYVCERPEDFKGVRLKDFYLPEMYCNVFIMVSVIVVPIIVGLLLFLCLCKYFDIPWFLKMIWQLIRTKHRARNSKNGYQELRRDFSFHAFISYSENDASWVKNILLPSMQSINDIRICQHERNFTPGKSIVENIINCIDNSYKSIFVLSPHFVQSEWCHYELYFAEHKLYSENTDNLILILLEPIPQYLIPSRYFKLKALMKQRTYLEWPNEKSKHTLFFANLRAAISINLSESEQESSVSVPSVNA; from the coding sequence ATGGCCACCTTCATCATTCTCACCCTGGCTTCTGTCTTCATGCCTGCCCTATGTGATCAACATTCAGTGATGGAAAGCGATGACGTCATTGCTAATTACTCCTACAAGTCGCTGACCAGCGTACCCTCAAATCTGTCCCTACAAACAACTATACTGGATCTATCATACAATTTCATCCAAAAACTGGAAACAAAAGATTTTGGGTATTTGTTAGATCTCAGAGTCCTCAATCTGTCTTGTAACCAAATTACTAAAATGGACTCACATGTTTTTGACTCTAACAATAATCTGGTATACTTGGATTTATCCAACAACCGCCTTGAAAACGTATCTAATTCTTTTCCCAGTAACCTTCGTCATCTGGACATTTCCTCCAATAAATTTATAACATTGTCTGTTTGTAGAAGCTTCACAAATCTTCTCCGGCTGGAATATTTGGGTTTTAGTGCTTCTAATATTCTTAAATCAGATTTGGAATTTGTTTCTCACTTACGATTGCAGCAGGTATTCATTGACTTAAGTGGATTATACCAATATGAAAATTCAAGCCTCCTAGTGTTGAATACAAACCGCTTACATCTTTCTTCCCTATCTGATCAGAAAGACCTTTTCAGTGTTCTGTTTGATGCTGTCAATACTTCAAAGTTTTTAGAACTATCCAAATTTGGTAAATGGGATGTAGGAAAAGTCTATGATGGATATATTTCGGCAATAGTCAATAACTCTCGGGTTACCCATTTATCCTTGAGGGATCTTGGCCTATTATGGATTCATCTTATCCAGATTCTTCAGAAAATATGGCATTCATCTTTGGAGAGCTTACATGTATACAATCTCACTATTCAGGGATTTATCTCCAAGATATATTTTGACTATTCTAACACTTCTGTGACAGAACTTTTATTTGACCATGTTGCGGTTGAAGCGTTTTTATTCAATCAATCGGATTTGTACAGTGTGTTCTCTGAAATGAACATCAAGAATCTAACAATTACCAATTCCAATTTACTTTTCATGACATGTCCTTTAAAACCTAGCACCTTTGAGTACATCGACTTTTCCAAGAATGCAGTTACCAACGATGTTTTTCAGGACTGTTCGACACTGACTAAGTTGAAAATGTTAAAACTGGCAGGAAATAAGTTACAAAAGTTGTCTAAAGTAAGCCTAATGACAGAGAAGATGACGTCCTTACAACACCTAGACGTCAGCCAGAATCCTCTTGATTACACGGAAGAAGACTGCCACTGGTCATCAAGCATAAGAACGTTAAATATGGCATCTTGTTCATTGCCCAGCTCTGTGTTTCTGTGTTTACCAAAAAATGTCAAAAGGGTTAATTTGCGTAACAATGATATTTTGGAGGTCCCATTGGAAATAACTCATCTGATAAATTTAGAATACCTTAACCTTGAATACAATAGACTCTCCGATCTACCAGATTGCACTTTATTTCCCCGTCTTATGATAATAAGTGTTGAGTTTAACCAGGTACCATATCCATCCTCTGAGTCTCTCAAAAACTGCTCTGGGCCAAAACAAATTAACATAGCAAACAATCCGTTCCATTGTTTCTGTGagataaatacatttatatatgaGGGAAAAAAGAACCCAGGGAAATTTATTGGTTGGCCAGATGACTATGTTTGCGAAAGACCCGAAGATTTCAAAGGGGTCAGGTTAAAGGATTTCTACCTACCTGAGATGTATTGTAATGTTTTTATAATGGTTTCAGTTATTGTTGTACCAATAATTGTTGGCCTATTGCTATTTTTATGTCTATGTAAGTATTTTGATATACCTTGGTTTTTGAAAATGATCTGGCAATTGATAAGGACAAAGCATAGGGcgagaaattccaaaaatggctaCCAGGAGCTCAGGAGAGATTTTTCTTTCCATGCTTTTATCTCCTATAGTGAAAATGATGCATCTTGGGTGAAGAATATTTTGTTGCCCAGCATGCAGAGCATTAATGATATCCGCATCTGTCAGCATGAGAGGAATTTTACCCCAGGAAAAAGCATAGTGGAAAACATCATCAACTGCATTGATAATAGCTACAAGTCAATCTTTGTCTTGTCCCCACACTTTGTTCAGAGTGAGTGGTGCCATTATGAACTGTATTTTGCTGAACACAAACTTTATTCCGAGAACACAGACAACCTTATCCTTATCCTACTGGAACCAATCCCACAATATCTTATTCCTTCACGGTATTTCAAATTAAAAGCTCTCATGAAACAAAGAACATATCTGGAATGGCCAAATGAGAAAAGCAAACACACTCTTTTCTTTGCAAATTTAAGGGCAGCAATCAGCATCAATCTGTCCGAATCAGAACAGGAAAGCTCAGTTTCTGTCCCAAGTGTAAATGCATAA